The genomic region ACTCAGTTTAAATGCCCAGATGGTAACGAATATTGCTTTAGTTGGGGTGAGAGATTTTTAATTTCAGAAGATAGCCTAGAAGAAGCTACTAGAAAGGAGAGTTGTAGAAATAACTTCAATCTTAAAGAAAACGGCACGAAAAGCTACGGTAAAGATACGCCAGCAGCTGAAGATCAATTCAGACAATATATTGATGGACAGAAGTGTCCAAACGATCCAGAAGCGCATATTTACTTAAATAACGCCAAAGCTCAGCGGAGCAAAAAACATCCTATTGAAATTGCTGTAAGTGTTCCAATTAGTAGAAGTAATTCTAAAGGTGTCTCTGAAGCACAAGAAACTTTGAGAGGTATTGCTCTAGCTCAGTATAAGGTGAATGATGAAGAGAATGGTATTGATGAAAGAAAACTAATAGTTGGCATTGCTGATGACGGCTTCAATAATGCTCAAGAGGTAGCCAAATTTTTAGTAGGAAGACCACCGATTTTGGGCGTAATTGGACACTCTACAAGTACTGCTACTGAAGCTGCTGGACCAATCTATCAAGAAAAGAAAGTTGTTGCTATTTCTCCTAGTAGTACTGCTGTTAACTCTGATCAGTCGAACGACAATCATTTCACTTCTAATGATTATTTATTTCGTACTGCTTCTAATGACAGCATTGCAGTAAAACAACTAGTCAAATACATTAGCAATCATACAAAAATCAAAAAGATAGCGATTGTTCATGACAATGACATATATAGTGAAAGTTATAAAAAGATATTTGAAAAACAATTTAAATTTCTGGGAAATGGCTATGAAGTTATCAATGAAAGCGGCAAAAGAAGCGACAAAGACTGCAATCTAAGCGACGATCACTTTGACGATGATTATTGTTTAGAAAAAGTAGGAAAACAAGCAGAAGCACTGCTACTAGCTCCAAGTTCTCCAAGAGCAAAGAACAGACTAGTTCTATCTATCCTCAGAAAGGCAACTCTACCTCTCTTTGGAGCAGATAGTATGTATAACTTAGAAGTTGCAAAAGCGCTTAACGATGCAAATAAGAGAATCATAGTTGCTGTTCCTTGGCATAGAAATAATCCTTGGTTCCCTTTACAACAAAAAGCCGATCAATACTTCGGTCAACATGCTATCAACTGGAATACGGCGATGGCGTATGATGCTACTTTAACTCTCGCTGAGGGTTTGCGAGGAGCGTCCAAAATTTGCTCAAATTGGATTAATTCCTTTAATAATGTGGATGACTGTCTCCGTAGCGAGCTAAAGAATGTATTGTCAAAGCCTGATTTTATTGTAGACGAGAGTACTGTTGAAGGAGGAATTATTCAGTTTGACAATTCTGGCGATCGCTGTGCTGAAGAAACAGACGAAAGTGCTAAAAAAGGCGGATACTGTGGAAAACCCAATAACAAGATCGGTATTTTAGTTGAAGCTAAAAATGGAAATTTTTTTCGCATTGATTTACCAAATAAAAAACTCTAAAAAGAGGATGGATTTTAAACTAAACTAATTGTGCTTGAAAACTCACGCGATCGCACCTTAGTTAAATTGCGATCTTCTGGCAACGAACAGTCACAATCTCATAACACGCGATCGCTTAATGGTCCTCCAGATAAACTATTAGAAACCTTCAAAAAAACACTTCCGGCAGCAGATTATGCGGTATTAAAATCGCCAGGTCGGATCGAGAAAAGCTGTGAGGCTTTGAACGAGGGACTTTGTTCAGGAACACGAGGAACTGCCTGGGATCTTCAGCTTTACTTCAGAACGTGGGACTTTAGTTTAGATGAAATTCGGATGCCACTGACATTGTTCTATAGTGAAGAGGATCGGAATATTCCGCCTGCTCTGGTAAAACGGATTGCTGCGACTCTCCCAACGAACAAGCTGGTGATGTATCCAAATGAAGGACATATCTCGGTAGTTGTGAATCAGATTGAAGCGATCGCCAAAGTGCTTGTGAGCGAATAAGAACCCATAATTTGCTTGAATCTGAAAAGATCGAATCAGATAGAATATGATTACTGACTCAACCTCTACCCATTCCTGAGACTCATGACCGAACTTCTTCAGCAAGCCATCGCAGAA from Chroococcidiopsis sp. SAG 2025 harbors:
- a CDS encoding ABC transporter substrate-binding protein; amino-acid sequence: MIGTVLIYLIAGLRFQHLIAGLRFQPSTTQFKCPDGNEYCFSWGERFLISEDSLEEATRKESCRNNFNLKENGTKSYGKDTPAAEDQFRQYIDGQKCPNDPEAHIYLNNAKAQRSKKHPIEIAVSVPISRSNSKGVSEAQETLRGIALAQYKVNDEENGIDERKLIVGIADDGFNNAQEVAKFLVGRPPILGVIGHSTSTATEAAGPIYQEKKVVAISPSSTAVNSDQSNDNHFTSNDYLFRTASNDSIAVKQLVKYISNHTKIKKIAIVHDNDIYSESYKKIFEKQFKFLGNGYEVINESGKRSDKDCNLSDDHFDDDYCLEKVGKQAEALLLAPSSPRAKNRLVLSILRKATLPLFGADSMYNLEVAKALNDANKRIIVAVPWHRNNPWFPLQQKADQYFGQHAINWNTAMAYDATLTLAEGLRGASKICSNWINSFNNVDDCLRSELKNVLSKPDFIVDESTVEGGIIQFDNSGDRCAEETDESAKKGGYCGKPNNKIGILVEAKNGNFFRIDLPNKKL